The proteins below come from a single Mycolicibacterium sp. TY81 genomic window:
- a CDS encoding response regulator transcription factor — protein MTRVLIADDDPVVRDVVRRYLERDGHNVSIARDGNEALALLNTERVDMAVLDVMMPGPDGLTLCRSMRRGDGYGLPVMLLTALGEEDDRIAGLEAGADDYLTKPFSPRELALRVRSVLRRVPARDLAGPLEITNGALQVSTSAHSVSIDGVAVSLTNREFDLLVFLLTHPGTVYSRDQLLKLVWQWDFGDQSTVTVHIKRLRAKLGAAHRIQTVWGRGYLWGDDDHAGN, from the coding sequence GTGACGAGGGTATTGATCGCAGATGACGACCCCGTCGTGCGTGATGTGGTGCGTCGGTATCTGGAGCGAGACGGGCACAATGTCTCGATCGCGCGTGACGGCAATGAGGCGCTGGCGCTGTTGAACACGGAGCGTGTCGACATGGCGGTGCTCGACGTGATGATGCCCGGACCCGACGGGCTGACATTGTGCCGCAGCATGCGCCGCGGCGACGGCTACGGACTGCCGGTGATGCTCTTGACCGCGCTCGGCGAGGAGGACGACCGGATCGCCGGTTTGGAGGCCGGCGCTGATGACTACCTCACCAAACCATTCAGCCCCCGCGAGCTCGCCTTGCGGGTGCGTTCGGTGCTACGACGGGTGCCGGCTCGGGATCTGGCTGGGCCCTTGGAGATCACGAACGGTGCGCTGCAGGTGTCGACTTCCGCACATTCGGTGAGCATCGACGGCGTCGCAGTGAGTCTAACCAACCGTGAATTCGACTTGTTGGTGTTCCTACTCACCCATCCCGGCACTGTGTACTCCCGCGACCAGCTGCTGAAACTGGTGTGGCAGTGGGATTTTGGCGACCAATCGACGGTGACGGTGCACATCAAACGGCTGCGCGCCAAACTCGGTGCGGCACATCGGATTCAGACGGTATGGGGGCGCGGCTATCTGTGGGGAGACGACGATCATGCCGGCAACTGA
- a CDS encoding cell wall metabolism sensor histidine kinase WalK, giving the protein MPATDLWEIIGWALACSVPVVVAGGVLIHLARSWSLAVSMVALVLIPTLATFTGVLGASGFMITETFERIAVVLVIVAVVTIPAAVMLARYQARRTVWEQEIRASERAAEQSRRRLVAFVSHDLRTPLAGIRAVSEAISDGLVDSTEVRSHAKHIEQESIRLSEMVDDLFEMSKINAGAVQPAHDTVALDEVVDDVLATHRIAAERAGVQLAAQLPAEPVRVIGSDRALVRVLSNLVANAIAHTPEGGRVELTLGRDADGAWARVDDTGVGIDEADLARVFDVAYRGSNGRVPRADSSLPSGSGLGLAIAAGLVQAHRGTLSAHNLETGARFEVRLPLADST; this is encoded by the coding sequence ATGCCGGCAACTGACCTGTGGGAGATCATCGGTTGGGCACTGGCCTGTTCGGTTCCCGTCGTGGTAGCCGGCGGCGTGTTGATCCACCTGGCTCGCTCCTGGTCGCTGGCGGTCAGCATGGTTGCCCTGGTTCTGATTCCAACCCTCGCGACCTTCACCGGCGTGCTCGGCGCCAGCGGCTTCATGATCACCGAGACCTTCGAGCGCATCGCGGTGGTGCTGGTGATCGTCGCGGTGGTGACCATCCCCGCGGCGGTGATGCTGGCCCGCTACCAAGCGCGAAGAACGGTGTGGGAGCAAGAAATCCGAGCTTCCGAGCGGGCCGCCGAACAATCCCGGCGCCGCCTGGTGGCGTTCGTCAGCCACGACCTGCGTACCCCACTGGCCGGTATCCGAGCGGTGTCCGAGGCGATCTCCGATGGCCTCGTGGACAGTACCGAGGTGCGGTCGCACGCCAAACACATTGAGCAGGAATCGATTCGGCTTTCCGAGATGGTCGACGACCTGTTCGAGATGTCGAAGATCAATGCCGGCGCGGTCCAACCGGCGCACGACACCGTCGCGCTCGATGAAGTCGTCGACGACGTCTTGGCTACCCACCGGATCGCCGCGGAGCGAGCCGGGGTGCAACTGGCTGCTCAACTGCCGGCCGAACCCGTCCGAGTGATCGGCAGTGACCGGGCGTTGGTGCGGGTGCTGTCCAATCTGGTGGCCAACGCCATCGCCCATACCCCGGAAGGGGGCCGCGTCGAGCTGACGCTGGGCCGCGACGCCGACGGCGCCTGGGCCCGCGTCGACGACACGGGAGTGGGTATCGACGAGGCTGATCTGGCCAGGGTGTTCGACGTCGCCTATAGGGGGTCCAACGGCCGCGTGCCGCGCGCCGATTCGTCACTGCCGAGTGGGTCCGGTTTGGGACTGGCCATCGCAGCGGGTCTGGTGCAGGCCCACCGCGGCACGTTGTCGGCTCACAACCTCGAAACGGGCGCACGCTTCGAGGTTCGGCTTCCGCTCGCCGACAGCACATAG
- a CDS encoding anti-sigma factor: MTTNPMDCNELVELVTAYLDGSLDLEDRARFDMHLLECDGCENYLQQFRSTVATVGKIGTDELDPEFRHRLINAFRNWR; this comes from the coding sequence ATGACCACCAACCCGATGGACTGCAACGAGCTTGTCGAGTTGGTGACGGCCTACCTCGACGGCAGCCTCGATCTGGAGGACCGGGCGCGCTTTGACATGCACCTGCTCGAATGCGACGGCTGCGAAAACTACCTCCAACAGTTCCGCAGCACCGTCGCCACCGTCGGCAAGATCGGCACCGACGAACTCGACCCGGAGTTCCGGCATCGGCTCATCAACGCATTTCGCAACTGGCGCTGA
- a CDS encoding DUF2064 domain-containing protein, whose translation MTVPVTVLVVAKAPVPGLAKTRLAHTLGAEGAADLAAAALLDTLDAVAATPTVARMVALTGDLASARGAAAIRERLAEFTVVPQRGNDFGERLANAHHDAACLGYPVLQIGMDTPQVTAKLLTACALRLLRADSVLGPASDGGWWLLGLHNGVGADSLRTVPMSQADTGARTQRALAHAGLTVDLVTELSDVDVIDDIAVVRARCPQGSRFRSLTAAIGV comes from the coding sequence ATGACCGTTCCCGTGACTGTGCTGGTGGTGGCGAAGGCTCCGGTACCTGGTCTGGCCAAAACCCGGTTGGCCCACACATTGGGTGCGGAGGGAGCGGCGGATCTCGCCGCCGCCGCGCTGTTGGACACTCTGGACGCGGTGGCCGCGACGCCGACCGTCGCGCGCATGGTGGCGTTGACCGGCGATCTTGCGTCCGCGCGGGGGGCCGCCGCGATCCGGGAACGGCTGGCAGAATTCACCGTTGTTCCCCAGCGTGGCAATGATTTTGGTGAGCGCTTGGCCAATGCGCACCACGATGCGGCGTGCCTCGGATACCCGGTGCTGCAGATCGGCATGGACACCCCGCAGGTGACTGCCAAGTTGCTGACGGCGTGCGCACTTCGGTTGCTTCGCGCCGACTCGGTGCTGGGGCCGGCCAGCGATGGTGGTTGGTGGCTGCTCGGGCTGCACAACGGCGTCGGCGCCGACAGCCTGCGTACGGTTCCGATGTCGCAAGCCGATACCGGGGCCCGGACACAGCGCGCTTTGGCGCACGCCGGCCTGACCGTGGATTTGGTGACCGAACTGTCGGATGTCGACGTCATCGACGACATCGCCGTAGTGCGGGCGCGCTGTCCGCAGGGCAGTCGGTTCCGGAGCCTTACTGCGGCGATCGGGGTGTGA
- a CDS encoding RNA polymerase sigma factor → MTRIAGDEGALVAALQRGDESAFAELVDRHTPALLRVAQGYVPTREIAEDVVQDTWIALLKGIGSFEGRSSLRTWLFAILINIAKNRGIRERRDADLAVAAFTGGTVDPARFRGTDDPHPGHWLPTAVPAPFPDTPESSVLGKELIMVARRGLDNLPERQRVVVTMRDMLGLDSDEVCELLEISAANQRVLLHRGRAAVRQVLEDYLRDTA, encoded by the coding sequence ATGACCAGGATCGCAGGTGACGAAGGTGCGCTCGTCGCCGCGTTGCAACGCGGCGACGAGTCGGCTTTCGCCGAACTGGTGGACCGGCATACGCCGGCGCTGCTACGGGTCGCACAGGGTTACGTACCGACCCGTGAGATCGCCGAAGACGTCGTGCAGGACACCTGGATCGCGTTGCTCAAGGGGATCGGTTCGTTCGAGGGCAGGTCGTCGTTGCGTACTTGGCTTTTCGCGATTCTGATCAATATCGCCAAGAACCGGGGTATCCGTGAGCGGCGGGATGCCGATCTTGCGGTGGCGGCGTTCACTGGTGGCACCGTCGACCCGGCGCGCTTTCGCGGCACCGACGACCCGCATCCCGGCCATTGGCTGCCGACCGCAGTGCCGGCGCCGTTTCCGGACACCCCTGAGAGTTCGGTCCTCGGCAAGGAATTGATCATGGTGGCGCGACGGGGACTCGACAATCTTCCCGAACGCCAGCGCGTCGTGGTGACGATGCGTGACATGCTGGGATTGGACTCCGACGAAGTCTGCGAACTGCTCGAGATCAGCGCTGCCAATCAGCGCGTCTTGCTCCACCGAGGCCGAGCCGCCGTCCGGCAGGTGCTCGAGGACTATCTGAGGGATACCGCATGA
- a CDS encoding TetR/AcrR family transcriptional regulator, whose translation MITEPTTDRGRATVARILEAACILFARQGVRATTLDEIGGAAGAGRSQLYHFFADKADLVSDVVRFQVDRVLSAVEPSFDNVNTAADLRAWCADALRAHASSDDPIRCPIGSLVYELDRSADGPARAALRAGFGRWEQVIGDAFQRVAADGGLLPGTDPAVLAAGLLAAYQGGMLLADVSGDVAPLQNALDTALAAALGPPPKRKRSR comes from the coding sequence GTGATCACCGAGCCGACGACCGACCGTGGCCGCGCGACGGTGGCCCGAATCTTGGAGGCGGCATGTATCTTGTTCGCCCGTCAGGGAGTGCGGGCGACGACCCTCGATGAGATCGGCGGCGCCGCCGGTGCGGGGCGCAGCCAGCTGTACCACTTTTTCGCCGACAAGGCAGACTTGGTTTCCGACGTGGTCCGGTTCCAGGTCGACCGGGTGCTGTCGGCGGTCGAGCCGTCATTCGACAACGTCAACACGGCCGCCGATCTCCGCGCCTGGTGCGCCGACGCACTCCGCGCGCACGCATCTTCTGACGATCCCATCCGCTGCCCCATCGGATCGCTGGTCTACGAACTCGACCGCTCCGCCGATGGCCCGGCCCGTGCAGCGCTCAGGGCCGGGTTCGGCCGCTGGGAACAGGTGATCGGCGACGCCTTCCAGCGGGTCGCCGCCGACGGCGGGTTGCTGCCCGGCACCGATCCCGCTGTCCTGGCTGCCGGTCTACTCGCCGCCTACCAGGGCGGCATGCTGCTGGCGGACGTGAGCGGCGATGTCGCACCACTGCAAAACGCATTGGATACGGCGTTGGCAGCCGCCCTGGGGCCACCCCCCAAACGCAAGCGATCCCGGTAG
- a CDS encoding YkgB family protein, producing MTATNIRARVESLTTEAIVSRIAGHLARYGLVIVIGWIGLLKFTSYEAQGIQPLVAHSPFMSWLYDIFSVTTFSSLLGVLEVGTAVLLAVKPWWPKVSAVGSLIAVGLFVATISFLFTTPGIGESAAGGFPALSMTGQFLIKDVALLGLAAWTLADALGAGREGDRV from the coding sequence ATGACCGCGACGAACATTCGGGCCCGAGTCGAATCATTGACAACAGAGGCCATAGTGAGTCGAATCGCCGGCCATCTCGCTCGCTACGGACTTGTCATCGTGATCGGGTGGATTGGCTTACTGAAATTCACTTCGTATGAGGCGCAAGGTATTCAGCCGCTCGTCGCGCACAGCCCGTTCATGAGCTGGCTGTACGACATCTTCTCCGTGACGACGTTCTCGTCGCTGCTCGGTGTGCTCGAGGTTGGCACTGCGGTGTTGCTCGCTGTCAAGCCGTGGTGGCCGAAAGTGTCGGCGGTCGGCAGCCTGATCGCGGTCGGGCTGTTCGTTGCGACCATCAGTTTCCTGTTCACCACGCCCGGGATCGGTGAGTCGGCCGCCGGCGGCTTCCCGGCGCTGTCGATGACGGGCCAGTTCCTGATCAAAGACGTTGCGCTGCTTGGCCTTGCGGCGTGGACACTGGCCGATGCGCTGGGTGCCGGGCGGGAGGGTGATCGTGTCTGA
- a CDS encoding glycosyltransferase family 2 protein, giving the protein MSSSAITVILPCLNEAESLPAILAVLPNGYRALVVDNNSTDGTATVARAHGADVITELEPGYGAAVHAGVLAAQTSTVAVLDADGSLDPRALPYLVAMLDRGADLVIGRRRAVPGLRWHWHARLGTAVVCWRLRTRYRLPVHDIAPMRVARREALLGLGIADRRFGYPLELLVRAGQAGWQVVETDVSYGPRTGGESKVSGSLRGSFLAALDFWRVIS; this is encoded by the coding sequence ATGTCCAGCTCTGCGATCACGGTGATCCTGCCGTGTCTGAACGAGGCCGAGTCGCTGCCCGCGATTCTGGCCGTCCTCCCAAACGGATACCGGGCTCTGGTGGTCGACAACAACAGCACCGACGGGACGGCGACCGTGGCGCGGGCCCACGGCGCCGACGTGATCACCGAACTGGAGCCCGGATACGGTGCGGCGGTCCATGCCGGCGTGCTGGCAGCGCAGACGTCGACGGTTGCGGTGCTCGACGCCGACGGGTCGCTGGACCCGCGGGCGTTGCCGTATCTGGTTGCGATGCTCGACCGCGGTGCCGACCTGGTCATCGGGCGGCGCCGCGCGGTTCCCGGGCTACGTTGGCACTGGCATGCCCGCCTGGGCACCGCCGTGGTGTGTTGGCGATTGCGGACCCGATACAGGTTGCCGGTGCACGACATTGCGCCCATGCGGGTGGCCCGGCGCGAGGCGCTGCTGGGTCTCGGTATCGCGGATCGTCGATTCGGCTATCCGCTGGAACTGTTGGTGCGCGCGGGGCAGGCGGGCTGGCAGGTAGTTGAAACCGATGTCAGCTATGGCCCGCGCACCGGCGGCGAGTCGAAAGTGAGCGGTTCGTTGCGTGGCAGTTTTCTTGCCGCACTGGACTTCTGGCGGGTGATCTCATGA
- a CDS encoding SDR family NAD(P)-dependent oxidoreductase, with the protein MSTQRSALVVGGASGIGWATAQGLAAQGYRVTIADRNAELAEARSAELGAPHTAVAVEVTDEASVAAVFEQTGELDAVVSCAGFSTFGLIVDMPVEDFRAVVDCCLTGSFIVTKYAGQKLREGGSLVCISSLNGRQPAIGMSAYSAAKAGLSMLTEVAALELGPKGIRVNAVAPGFVTTPLTEGAAMIPGVVDEYVENTALGRAGTPEDIANAVLFLCSEQSSWMTGEVLDLNGGAHLKRYPDIMSHLLKLASG; encoded by the coding sequence GTGAGCACACAGCGCAGCGCCCTCGTCGTCGGTGGGGCATCCGGTATCGGCTGGGCCACCGCCCAAGGACTGGCCGCGCAGGGCTACCGCGTCACCATCGCCGACCGGAACGCCGAACTCGCCGAGGCCCGCTCCGCCGAACTCGGCGCACCGCACACCGCCGTCGCCGTCGAGGTCACCGACGAAGCGTCCGTCGCTGCCGTCTTCGAGCAGACCGGGGAGCTGGACGCCGTCGTCAGCTGCGCCGGGTTCTCGACCTTCGGGCTCATCGTCGACATGCCGGTCGAGGACTTCCGCGCCGTCGTCGACTGCTGCCTGACGGGGTCGTTCATCGTCACCAAATACGCCGGCCAGAAGTTGCGTGAGGGTGGGTCGCTGGTGTGCATCTCGTCGCTCAACGGCCGCCAGCCCGCCATCGGCATGAGCGCCTACAGCGCCGCCAAGGCCGGCCTGTCGATGCTGACCGAGGTGGCCGCATTGGAGTTGGGCCCCAAGGGCATTCGCGTCAACGCCGTCGCCCCCGGTTTCGTGACCACTCCCCTGACCGAAGGCGCCGCGATGATCCCCGGCGTCGTCGACGAGTACGTCGAGAACACCGCGCTGGGCCGCGCCGGCACCCCCGAGGACATCGCCAACGCCGTGCTGTTCCTGTGCTCGGAGCAGTCGTCCTGGATGACGGGCGAGGTTCTCGACCTCAACGGCGGCGCGCATCTCAAGCGCTACCCCGACATCATGAGCCACCTCCTCAAGCTCGCGTCGGGGTAG
- a CDS encoding methyltransferase domain-containing protein, whose product MFGNLYERALVGERCWVRQDDGSRQRLPVHNWLGGRRADRRFDRAVLALCDGPTIDLGCGPGRLVADLIRRGVPALGVDQSATAVELARRSGAPALRRDVFDPLPGMGRWQTVLLADGNVGLGGDPTRVLRRAADLLRRGGLCIAEFDSAPSGVITRWVRLESARTVGPWFRWATVGVDSAPRIAGDAGLKVVDMHPVGDRMLASLALR is encoded by the coding sequence GTGTTCGGAAACCTGTATGAGCGCGCACTGGTCGGGGAGCGGTGCTGGGTCCGCCAGGACGACGGCAGTCGGCAACGTCTGCCCGTGCACAACTGGCTGGGCGGTCGCCGGGCGGATCGGAGGTTTGATCGGGCAGTTCTGGCATTGTGCGACGGGCCGACCATCGACCTCGGGTGCGGACCAGGTCGGCTGGTGGCCGATCTGATTCGGCGCGGCGTGCCGGCGCTCGGCGTCGACCAGTCCGCCACCGCCGTCGAACTTGCACGGCGCAGCGGCGCTCCGGCGTTGCGCCGCGATGTCTTCGACCCGCTCCCAGGCATGGGCCGCTGGCAGACAGTGCTGCTGGCGGACGGTAACGTCGGGCTGGGCGGTGACCCGACGCGCGTGCTTCGCCGGGCTGCCGATCTGCTTCGGCGCGGAGGCCTGTGTATCGCCGAATTCGACTCGGCCCCAAGCGGAGTGATAACTCGATGGGTGCGGCTGGAATCGGCGCGGACGGTTGGTCCGTGGTTTCGGTGGGCGACGGTCGGAGTCGACAGCGCGCCCAGGATCGCCGGCGACGCCGGCCTGAAGGTCGTCGATATGCACCCGGTCGGGGACCGGATGCTCGCGAGTCTGGCGTTGCGATGA
- a CDS encoding molybdopterin-dependent oxidoreductase: protein MSGTELRSTAVTARVGMMLGIAVTLCFVTGLISHFIQHPQPWFYWPAHPVWLYRLTQGTHVASGIAAIPLTVVKLWSVWPKLFERPIIGGVAKQLERASILVLVGAMLFELSTGLLNIAQWYVFKFFFTTSHYAVAYLAAGAVLVHIAVKLPVIRRALGEPLGDVATGGAVGPTRRSVLLGTGAAVAVATVATVGQSVGWLRGVSLLSPRSGKGPQGIPVNRTAVAAGVLQAAGSPNYRLTVVNGARSRAFSVAELNAMPQRTFHLPIACVEGWSADAEWTGVVLADLIAMVGGSPQADVRMDSLEPPGPYSRTVLPARHARDGQTLVALKLNGETLHPDHGYPCRLIAPSRPGVLQTKWLSRIEVMQ, encoded by the coding sequence ATGAGCGGCACGGAACTACGCAGCACCGCCGTCACCGCGCGGGTCGGCATGATGCTCGGCATCGCGGTCACGCTGTGTTTCGTCACCGGGTTGATCAGCCACTTCATCCAGCATCCGCAACCGTGGTTCTACTGGCCCGCGCATCCGGTCTGGCTGTACCGGCTGACGCAGGGCACGCACGTCGCCTCTGGTATCGCGGCGATTCCGCTGACCGTCGTCAAGCTGTGGTCGGTGTGGCCCAAGCTGTTCGAACGTCCCATCATTGGCGGCGTCGCCAAACAGCTCGAGCGCGCCTCCATCCTGGTCCTGGTGGGGGCGATGCTGTTCGAGCTCTCCACCGGTCTGCTGAACATCGCGCAGTGGTACGTCTTCAAGTTCTTTTTCACCACGTCGCATTACGCGGTGGCCTACCTCGCGGCGGGTGCGGTCCTGGTGCACATTGCGGTGAAGCTGCCGGTGATCCGGCGGGCTCTTGGCGAACCGCTCGGCGATGTCGCGACCGGCGGTGCGGTTGGGCCGACGCGGCGCAGCGTGTTGTTGGGTACCGGGGCGGCGGTCGCGGTCGCGACGGTGGCGACGGTCGGGCAGAGTGTCGGATGGCTACGTGGGGTGTCGTTGCTGTCGCCACGCTCCGGTAAAGGGCCGCAAGGTATTCCGGTGAATCGGACAGCGGTCGCGGCCGGCGTGCTGCAAGCTGCTGGGTCGCCGAATTATCGGCTCACCGTCGTCAACGGCGCCCGTAGTCGAGCGTTCTCGGTGGCTGAACTCAATGCCATGCCGCAGAGGACATTCCACCTGCCGATCGCCTGTGTCGAAGGCTGGAGTGCCGACGCCGAGTGGACCGGCGTGGTGCTCGCGGACCTGATCGCCATGGTGGGCGGGTCGCCGCAGGCCGACGTGCGGATGGATTCGCTGGAGCCGCCCGGCCCGTATTCGCGCACCGTGCTGCCCGCGCGTCATGCCCGGGATGGTCAGACGTTGGTCGCGCTCAAACTGAATGGGGAGACGCTGCATCCGGACCACGGATACCCATGTCGGCTCATCGCTCCGTCGAGACCTGGTGTGTTGCAGACCAAATGGCTGTCCCGGATCGAGGTGATGCAATGA
- a CDS encoding GNAT family N-acetyltransferase — MNKVVGLGFDGALDPVALGAIELEYAIRETPTQIELSSLADREVAVLLSRRGYRLVAHECVLGRRLDCALPVATSPGIDVRVCGPEEFDAWLDVVVAGTAHPDDEGVGFHEQFSDEAIERDERDFYDAGATMYVGRCDGVIAGGASLMITGGIAQFTGAATAPAYRRRGIQNALLARRLTDAAEAGCDIAVITTAPGSKSQENAQRRGFQLLYTRAMLIKPVDGPIQASGSGENGSGTWKLVSAQGMCVSSETAGTDFAEPVRIVPFDGDRRALIDLFRLAEDSERKLDGYIGAGRVWVAMRGSAEVVGHIQVTVSDHGETWEVANMAVAVPHRGAGVGRRLLEQVIDDARAGGARRVQLATATADIGNLRFYQRCGFRLGRVVHDAFGPHSGYPAGTASDGIAVRDQVWFERVL, encoded by the coding sequence ATGAACAAAGTGGTCGGGCTGGGTTTCGATGGCGCGCTTGACCCGGTAGCTCTCGGCGCTATCGAGCTGGAATATGCGATACGCGAAACGCCCACGCAGATAGAACTTTCCAGTCTCGCCGACCGCGAGGTCGCGGTACTGCTGTCGCGCCGCGGTTATCGGCTCGTCGCGCACGAGTGCGTCCTCGGTCGGCGCCTTGACTGTGCGCTACCGGTGGCGACCTCACCGGGAATCGACGTACGGGTATGCGGCCCAGAAGAATTCGACGCCTGGTTGGACGTAGTGGTGGCAGGTACGGCCCATCCTGACGATGAGGGTGTGGGTTTCCACGAGCAATTCTCCGACGAAGCCATCGAGCGGGACGAACGCGACTTCTACGATGCCGGCGCCACGATGTACGTCGGTCGATGTGATGGCGTGATTGCCGGTGGTGCGAGCCTGATGATCACAGGGGGCATTGCTCAATTCACCGGTGCCGCAACCGCTCCGGCGTATCGTCGTCGCGGGATACAGAACGCACTGCTGGCACGGCGCCTGACAGACGCAGCGGAAGCCGGCTGCGATATTGCGGTGATCACCACGGCGCCCGGCTCCAAGTCGCAAGAGAACGCCCAACGTCGCGGCTTCCAACTGTTGTACACCCGCGCCATGTTGATAAAGCCGGTTGACGGCCCGATCCAGGCGTCAGGCTCGGGTGAGAACGGGAGCGGTACTTGGAAGTTGGTGTCTGCGCAGGGAATGTGCGTCAGCAGTGAAACTGCGGGCACGGATTTTGCGGAGCCGGTGAGGATCGTGCCGTTCGACGGAGACCGGCGGGCTCTCATCGATCTGTTCCGGCTGGCCGAGGATTCCGAGCGCAAACTTGACGGCTACATCGGTGCAGGGCGCGTTTGGGTCGCCATGCGCGGATCGGCCGAAGTCGTCGGACACATCCAAGTCACCGTGAGTGATCACGGCGAAACATGGGAGGTGGCCAACATGGCCGTCGCTGTGCCGCACCGCGGTGCCGGCGTCGGGCGCCGCCTGCTCGAGCAGGTGATCGATGACGCTCGCGCCGGCGGTGCCCGACGAGTCCAATTGGCCACTGCGACAGCAGATATTGGCAATCTGCGTTTCTACCAGCGCTGCGGATTCCGGCTCGGTCGCGTAGTGCATGACGCCTTCGGCCCGCACTCGGGCTACCCGGCCGGCACGGCATCAGACGGGATTGCCGTGCGCGACCAGGTGTGGTTCGAGCGCGTGTTGTAG
- a CDS encoding flavodoxin family protein, whose amino-acid sequence MRWVPGGRVIVSDRPADFDGLRALFINCTLKRSPEVSNTEGLIDISSRIMAANGVEVEVVRAVDHDIATGVWPDMREHGWATDDWPAIFDKVLAADILVLAGPIWLGDNSSVMKQVHERLYGGSHLLNDAGQYLYYGRVGGCLITGNEDGVKHCAQNVLYTLQHIGYTIPPQADAGWIGEAGPGPSYLDPGSGGPENDFTNRNTTFMTWNLMHLARMLRAGGGIPAYGNVRSGWDAGCRYDFTNPEYR is encoded by the coding sequence ATGCGCTGGGTGCCGGGCGGGAGGGTGATCGTGTCTGATCGGCCTGCTGACTTCGACGGCCTGCGTGCGCTGTTCATCAACTGCACGCTCAAGAGATCGCCCGAGGTGAGCAACACCGAAGGTCTGATCGACATCAGCAGTCGCATCATGGCCGCCAATGGTGTCGAGGTCGAGGTGGTGCGCGCCGTCGACCACGACATCGCCACCGGCGTTTGGCCGGACATGCGCGAGCACGGGTGGGCGACCGACGATTGGCCGGCGATCTTCGACAAGGTGCTGGCCGCTGACATTCTGGTGCTCGCCGGCCCGATCTGGTTGGGCGACAACAGTTCTGTGATGAAGCAAGTACACGAACGGCTCTATGGCGGCTCGCACCTGCTCAACGACGCCGGGCAGTACCTGTACTACGGGCGGGTCGGCGGTTGCCTGATCACCGGCAACGAGGACGGTGTCAAGCACTGCGCACAGAACGTGCTCTACACCTTGCAACACATCGGGTACACCATTCCGCCGCAGGCCGACGCCGGCTGGATCGGTGAAGCAGGTCCGGGCCCGTCCTATCTGGACCCCGGCTCGGGCGGGCCGGAGAACGACTTCACCAACCGCAACACCACGTTCATGACGTGGAACCTGATGCACCTGGCACGGATGCTGCGCGCCGGCGGCGGCATCCCCGCCTACGGCAATGTGCGATCAGGATGGGACGCCGGTTGCCGGTACGACTTCACCAATCCGGAGTACCGCTGA
- a CDS encoding DUF417 family protein, protein MSSRISRLGQAVARYGLVVVLAWIGVGKFVKMEAHVLIEHNPLMSWIYLVLSHSAVATALGTAEILAAVLIALHRVWPLLSAVGSAMAVVLFVGTLSFLFTTPGLVVGHAGPIPILGALPGQFLLKDLVLIGVAIWTLGDALDGRRMPPAAKQNSGG, encoded by the coding sequence ATATCGAGCCGTATCAGCAGGTTGGGGCAGGCAGTGGCCCGGTATGGATTGGTCGTCGTGCTGGCGTGGATCGGTGTGGGCAAGTTCGTCAAGATGGAAGCCCATGTGCTGATTGAGCACAACCCGCTGATGTCCTGGATCTACCTGGTGCTCAGTCACAGCGCTGTGGCCACGGCCCTAGGTACTGCCGAGATCCTCGCCGCGGTCCTGATCGCACTGCATCGGGTGTGGCCACTGCTGTCTGCCGTGGGTAGTGCCATGGCGGTGGTGCTGTTCGTCGGAACGCTGAGCTTCCTGTTCACCACGCCGGGTCTGGTGGTTGGACATGCGGGCCCGATCCCGATTTTGGGTGCTCTGCCCGGCCAGTTTCTGTTGAAGGATCTGGTGCTCATCGGAGTGGCCATCTGGACCTTGGGTGATGCGCTCGACGGTCGTCGTATGCCGCCCGCTGCGAAGCAGAACTCGGGTGGCTGA